The Halobacteriovorax sp. DA5 genome includes the window TAACCTGTGATTGAAAGAATCGTCCCAACTGCAGGAATATCTTTAGCGATAGGGTAGAAGCCTTGTGCTTGACCAGGTAGTAGACCTGTCGTTCTATGAGGCTTGATTTTGAAAACGGCCCAGTCATCTCCTTGGCCATTGCTCTTATATTTAATAGTCGCTTTATCAGCTTCGTAAATATCTTTAGGGTCTGGGTGTGCAATTCCTCTTCTTGTTGAAGCAGGAGTGTTGAATTCAATAACATTGAATGTAGCAGCACAGTGACCTACTGAGATAGCACATGAGTTTGATACAAGTGTTACTGTACAACCTGCTTTATCTCTTGCTCTTTCAAGTGAGCGACCAACTTTTGGATCACTTGAAGGTACTCGATCATCCATTCCGCAAATTGTCTTATCCGTGGCAAAAATTGAAAATGGTAAAATCGCTAGTAGAAATATTTTTTTCACTCTTCTCTCCTTAGTTCGTGAAGAAATATATTAGGTCGTCAAAAAGTAAACGACAAATATGTATTTGAGATAGTAAGAAGTTGTTAGAAAGTTAAGATTTGAATATTTTTTTAAGAAGATTTGAATAAGTCTCTTTATTCATAAAGTGTATATTATGAGAAGCATCATCTATTATATAGCTATGAAATTTCACGTGATCAGATTGTGTGTAGGCGTTAGAGTATGCCTTGTACTTTGTATCTAGAGCGCCGCAGAGGTAATGATATGTGATGCCTTGTGGTAATTCGTTAAGATCTCTTAAGTCCCTTTGCATAGCAACAGAAAGTTGTGGTGATACCTTAGACCAGGCTTGAGCGTACTTTACATATTCTTTCTCTTTGCGAGTAAGCATTTCATCTATGCCAAGACAATCGTTCATTCCTTTAAAGACGCCTTGATCATACCAATTTCGGAAGAATGTTTTTTCATTCTTTCCATCAAAAAGGCCAGAGTCATGTGCGAGACGTTTTTGTCTTTCTTCTTCATTTCCTAGAAATCCTGGAGCGCCGCTTTCATTTATAAAATTCTTAATATTAGTAAGATCTGCTAATTCATTGTCTCGAAGAATCTCGTTAAAGATTCGCCCGGACATCGAATATGTAATGAAATGTACATTCTTATCTCTATCAATTTTCTTAAGAGAAGAAATTAATTGTTGCTTAAATGTTTTAAGAGAATTTAATTTGTAATTCTTTCCGTGTCCCGGTAGGTCGAGATAGATAAGTAGGTAGTCCTTTGCCAGGCCATTTGTGGCCTCTTCTAGCTCTAGTGCATTTCCCATAAAACCGTGAGAAATGAAAATAAGATCACCATTAGGGTTTCCTTGAACGCTGATTGCAATTTCTTCATCAAATTTTAAAAAGAGTTTATTAGTGAGCTCTTTTATTTTTTCTCGATTTATTTTCACCGCCACTTGCACGTCTTTGAGGTCCATGGCCTTAAATAGTAGGTGTGGTCTCTCAAAAGAGATAAGCTCTCGCTCAATAGTCTCTTGCGCATCTTTTAATGAAATGTCATCGCAATAAGTAATGGCAATAAGATTTTCATACCTTTCGTTTTTTAAGGGTGACACATAAATATTCTTGAAGAATTTAGAAAGTTTCTCTTCAATGATTTCAGGATTTATATTCTCTGCAGCTTTTTGGAAAACGAAATCACTTCGCCCTTTGATTGTGTAATTACCGTCTTGATCAACTTCGATCAGGTCATTAGTATAATACTTCTGATCGAAGTCTTGGCCGTGTAGGTAGCCAAGAGCGATGCTCTTTCCCTCTAGAACACATTTAGCATCGATAATGCTAATTTTGCCATCCATGGGTTTGCCACATGTGCTTAGAAGTTTTATGTCTCTTGTAAAGGGGGTTGCCAGAAACTGCGCACAAGACTCACTTGCCCCAAATGAGTTTGATAAATAAATCCCTTCTTGTGTTGCTTTATTTATCAATGCTGTTGCCACTTTTGATCCACCAAGAACGACACCCTTCATTTGACTCATTCTCGAAATCATTTGAGGATCATCGATTAATCTTGCTAGTTGAAGTTGAACCAGAGAGCAGATTGTAATTTGTGTATTGAGTATTAAATCATTTTCTAATTGTGCGACGTTAACAATAGTAAGTGAGCTGGCCGCAATAAGGCTGCGCCAAGCAATCATGATTCCACCGATGTGAAAAAGTGGAAGTGATAAGGCCCAGTTGTCATTAGGGGCTATATGATAATGTTCTACGGTTGCTTGTGCACTATTTAAAAGTGACTCAAGACTTAGTCTTACACCTTTTGGACGGCCCGTGGAGCCAGAGGTGTAAATGACACTTGCGCATGATTTCTCGTTAAGAATTCCCTCAAGCTTTGCATTTATTAAACTATCGAGATCATAGTCTTTGGATGAAGCTTCTAATCTTCTTGCATCAACTAGGATTGGAGTTATTCCATGCTCGATTAAGCGAAAGTATTCAATGAGGAAGGAAATATTATTGTCTGGACGCCAGGATA containing:
- a CDS encoding serine protease, producing the protein MKKIFLLAILPFSIFATDKTICGMDDRVPSSDPKVGRSLERARDKAGCTVTLVSNSCAISVGHCAATFNVIEFNTPASTRRGIAHPDPKDIYEADKATIKYKSNGQGDDWAVFKIKPHRTTGLLPGQAQGFYPIAKDIPAVGTILSITGYGNDNEFERKFAQQNNIGPLTEIGGDYYGQHRAAILNHRVDTMGGNSGSSVLNLETGEIVGVHSHGGCYGSDESNANAGTVLQLHAEFKAAVENCLASE
- a CDS encoding AMP-binding protein, yielding MNKIGFISKLIANTSGPFIYQDGKCVLSYEDLKSQIQELDEASKADGKNLSYKVLSWRPDNNISFLIEYFRLIEHGITPILVDARRLEASSKDYDLDSLINAKLEGILNEKSCASVIYTSGSTGRPKGVRLSLESLLNSAQATVEHYHIAPNDNWALSLPLFHIGGIMIAWRSLIAASSLTIVNVAQLENDLILNTQITICSLVQLQLARLIDDPQMISRMSQMKGVVLGGSKVATALINKATQEGIYLSNSFGASESCAQFLATPFTRDIKLLSTCGKPMDGKISIIDAKCVLEGKSIALGYLHGQDFDQKYYTNDLIEVDQDGNYTIKGRSDFVFQKAAENINPEIIEEKLSKFFKNIYVSPLKNERYENLIAITYCDDISLKDAQETIERELISFERPHLLFKAMDLKDVQVAVKINREKIKELTNKLFLKFDEEIAISVQGNPNGDLIFISHGFMGNALELEEATNGLAKDYLLIYLDLPGHGKNYKLNSLKTFKQQLISSLKKIDRDKNVHFITYSMSGRIFNEILRDNELADLTNIKNFINESGAPGFLGNEEERQKRLAHDSGLFDGKNEKTFFRNWYDQGVFKGMNDCLGIDEMLTRKEKEYVKYAQAWSKVSPQLSVAMQRDLRDLNELPQGITYHYLCGALDTKYKAYSNAYTQSDHVKFHSYIIDDASHNIHFMNKETYSNLLKKIFKS